A window from Solanum stenotomum isolate F172 chromosome 7, ASM1918654v1, whole genome shotgun sequence encodes these proteins:
- the LOC125871248 gene encoding protein OCTOPUS has protein sequence MNPTTVDPTQPPPQPPQVTQPPRSSFSCDRHPDEQFTGFCPECLCERLTTLDNNSNNNNPSSSSRRPSTSSSSAAAAIKSLFSKPSVSSTSSSVVVNNLPPKPVKPTSFFPELRRTKSFSASKNEALGFNTSAFEPQRKSCDVRGRNTLWSLFSIDDETKTGKPTCSLNQNANDIGDGFVGRPVKEEEEEEEEDEFENGEEFGNVGDEIIEEELPVENEVEPEIVVEEEVSGDILKPMKDHIDLDSQGKKGSGGKDLKEIAGSFWSAASVFSKKWHNWRKKQKLKKRNNGENSGTLPVEKPISRRYRDTQSEIADYGFGRRSCDTDPRFSLDAGRMSFDDPRYSFDEPRASWDGYLIGRSFPRMPPMVSVIEDAPVVHIPRSDNQIPVEEPRLSMTSINEDESVPGGSTQTKEYYSDSSSRRRKSLDRSNSIRKTAAAVVAEMDEMKSVSNAKVLPAMGDQFLGAKVLVGERDSNSNSNSLRDDCSETFELTGFRDNSSVIGNGERKDSKKSRRWAWNLWGFINRRVSGNKDEEDDRYSRSNGVERSFSESWQDLRTNGDVRGGINRKVFRSNSSVSWRNSTGIGGSFGSMRKSSVEMNGHVKKKRDDIVLERNRSARYSPNHLDNGLLRFYLAPMRGSRRGLPGKSRPNGSHSIARSLLRLY, from the coding sequence ATGAATCCCACCACTGTAGACCCAACACAACCACCGCCACAGCCACCTCAGGTGACACAACCACCGCGTTCTTCCTTCAGTTGTGACCGACACCCAGATGAACAATTCACCGGTTTTTGTCCTGAATGTCTCTGTGAACGACTCACCACCTTAGATAACAACAGTAACAATAAtaacccttcttcttcttctcgaCGTCCTTCtacttcatcatcttctgctGCTGCTGCTATTAAATCTCTTTTCTCTAAACCTTCtgtttcttctacttcttcttcgGTTGTTGTTAATAATCTTCCTCCTAAACCTGTTAAACCCACTTCGTTTTTTCCTGAGCTTCGTCGGACTAAGTCGTTTTCTGCTTCGAAAAACGAGGCGTTGGGGTTTAATACTTCTGCTTTTGAACCCCAAAGGAAATCCTGTGACGTTCGTGGTCGTAATACCCTTTGGTCTTTGTTTTCTATCGACGACGAAACGAAAACTGGGAAACCCACTTGTTCGCTAAATCAAAATGCGAATGATATTGGGGATGGGTTTGTTGGTAGACCGGTtaaagaggaggaggaggaggaagaagaagacgaaTTCGAAAATGGTGAAGAGTTTGGAAATGTGGGtgatgaaataattgaagaggaGTTACCGGTGGAAAATGAGGTGGAACCGGAGATTGTGGTGGAAGAGGAGGTGAGTGGGGATATATTGAAGCCGATGAAAGATCATATAGATCTTGATTCGCAGGGTAAAAAGGGTTCAGGGGGAAAGGATTTAAAGGAAATTGCAGGGAGTTTTTGGTCAGCTGCATCGGTTTTTAGTAAGAAATGGCATAACTGGAGGAAAAAACAGAAGCTGAAGAAGAGAAACAATGGCGAAAACTCGGGTACATTGCCTGTAGAAAAGCCCATTTCAAGGCGTTATAGGGATACCCAATCGGAGATAGCTGATTATGGTTTTGGGAGAAGGTCCTGTGATACTGATCCTCGGTTTTCCCTCGATGCTGGAAGGATGAGTTTTGATGATCCAAGGTATTCTTTCGATGAACCCCGTGCTTCTTGGGATGGTTATTTGATTGGTAGGAGTTTTCCTAGAATGCCACCAATGGTTTCAGTGATAGAAGATGCACCAGTTGTGCATATTCCACGGTCTGATAACCAAATTCCGGTTGAGGAACCGCGTCTTTCGATGACTTCTATCAATGAGGATGAATCAGTGCCTGGAGGGTCTACTCAAACTAAAGAGTATTACTCGGATTCATCTTCGAGGAGAAGGAAGAGTCTTGATAGGTCTAATTCAATTAGGAAGACTGCAGCTGCTGTTGTGGCAGAAATGGATGAAATGAAATCAGTATCTAATGCTAAAGTATTGCCTGCCATGGGTGATCAATTTCTTGGAGCCAAAGTGTTGGTTGGTGAGAGGGATTCGAATTCGAATTCCAACTCTTTAAGAGATGACTGCTCTGAGACATTTGAATTGACAGGTTTTAGGGATAATAGTTCAGTGATTGGTAATGGGGAGCGAAAGGATTCGAAAAAGTCAAGGAGGTGGGCCTGGAATTTATGGGGTTTTATAAATAGGAGAGTTAGTGGGAACAAAGATGAGGAAGATGATAGGTATAGTAGATCAAATGGAGTGGAGAGGTCATTTTCCGAATCTTGGCAAGACTTGAGGACAAATGGTGATGTAAGAGGTGGTATTAATAGGAAGGTATTCAGGAGTAACAGCAGTGTTAGCTGGAGAAACTCGACCGGTATTGGTGGATCATTTGGGAGTATGAGGAAATCTAGTGTTGAGATGAATGGACAtgtaaagaagaaaagagatgatATCGTGTTGGAGAGGAATCGAAGTGCTAGGTATTCACCTAATCATCTTGATAATGGACTCTTGCGGTTCTACTTGGCACCCATGAGAGGCAGCCGAAGAGGTTTACCTGGAAAAagtaggccaaatggctcacatTCGATCGCGAGGAGCTTACTTCGACTGTACTGA
- the LOC125871847 gene encoding uncharacterized protein LOC125871847 isoform X2, which yields MKYELKSHQHGVACIAFSPDGKHLASVGYPHDGYICLWDFQSQTLITKCKGCTPSSAIASVSFSSDGRFFITAGKKHLKFWKLGLSTRSRMIGRTASGAIGKQANLGHYKGCSFIAIASPMWSESSLLDHIQTGEASHVYALTDAGVLCHLNSEMTIANSVELQVEKGFGLSVSRKLVACACNNGQVKLFSANTLAYAGSLYYPETRHSKESVADCHVMIGKNGHEQLQSLPNAIACQFSTLQKLVVIYDDRSLFIWDVQDVDKASRCSVLVSHSACIWDIKNSSCEHMHDPSKACVAKGCSGGVSFATCSADGSIRLWDLELQSSSLPLPTEDKSMSTFSAGSTHLERTGVFERDSLVSGFASTGYRSMAVSSDGMYLGAGDFLGNLHIFNLHTTDYMCIQGAHDGEILSLSFSLQSIVAPAGTCPRSHYFLASGGKDGMIHLYDVQRNFDLIESFRDHSAPVTCVKCACSGTKIISCNADRSLVFCDVSMIDSAYKISCYNRVLPGVVYDMAADGSTEIAVTVGQDKKINTFSIPSGKLIRSFKHTGGDPIKVSVDPSSSYLVCSDSFKILCLYDIMAGDMVAQAVGHGDVITGVIFLPDCKHLVSVSSDGCIFVWKVPGSLSLRMLRKIKENACPLSPAKFAAPATSGQIKLHVVNHHQPEGISMTPKLFQVNQRVLCREMSSPATAFKFSISRLPKWAQAKVTSLHSLMTDPNSSSSKTGKTGSTDTQRPACETAHVYEEALHNLDAAAEKAMQLFSKLANQHARIEKSREHENQLLAKAAEMLVPIANKIHATAKLAQSANTGSNGSAKMDISTNEI from the exons ATGAAATACGAATTGAAGAGTCATCAACACGGCGTAGCATGCATTGCCTTTTCACCTGATG GCAAACACCTTGCTTCTGTTGGATATCCTCATGATGGATATATTTGCCTCTGGGATTTTCAAAGTCAGACTTTAATTACAAAATGCAAGGGGTGCACACCAAGTTCCGCAATTGCATCTGTTAGCTTCTCATCAGATGGAAGATTCTTTATCACCGCAGGAAAGAAGCACCTGAAGTTCTGGAAATTGGGATTATCTACCAGATCTCGTATGATAGGTAGAACAGCATCAGGTGCAATTGGAAAACAAGCTAATCTTGGTCATTATAAAGGATGCTCTTTCATAGCTATTGCGTCTCCTATGTGGAGTGAGAGTAGTCTCCTTGATCATATTCAAACTGGTGAAGCTTCACATGTTTATGCACTGACAGATGCAG GGGTTTTGTGCCATCTTAACTCAGAGATGACTATTGCAAATTCTGTTGAATTACAG GTTGAGAAAGGCTTTGGACTATCTGTATCCAGAAAGTTGGTTGCTTGTGCATGCAATAATGGACAAGTTAAACTTTTTTCTGCGAACACTCTTGCATATGCTGGAAGCTTATACTATCCTGAAACCAGACACAGTAAAGAAAGTGTTGCAGACTGCCATGTAATGATTGGAAAAAATGGACATGAGCAATTGCAGAGTCTACCTAATGCAATTGCTTGTCAATTTTCAACATTGCAAAAACTTG TTGTGATATATGATGACCGCAGCCTTTTTATATGGGATGTTCAGGATGTTGACAAG GCCAGCAGGTGCTCTGTGCTAGTTTCACATAGTGCTTGCATATGGGACATCAAGAATTCCTCATGCGAACACATGCATGACCCCTCCAAAGCATGCGTTGCTAAAGGATGTTCTGGTGGAGTTTCCTTTGCAACATGCTCAGCTGATGGCAGTATCAGGTTGTGGGATCTTGAACTACAATCAAGTAGCTTGCCTCTTCCAACAGAAGACAAATCTATGAGTACCTTTTCAGCAGGCTCTACACATTTAG AGAGGACTGGTGTTTTTGAACGTGATTCTCTGGTATCAGGCTTTGCCTCTACAGGTTATCGTTCAATGGCAGTCAGTTCAGATGGAATGTATCTGGGAGCTGGTGATTTCCTGGGAAACCTTCATATATTCAACCTACACACAACTGATTATATGTGCATCCAG GGTGCTCATGATGGTGAAATTCTATCACTGAGTTTCAGTTTGCAAAGCATTGTTGCTCCTGCTGGTACGTGTCCACGCAGCCATTATTTTCTTGCCTCGGGGGGAAAGGATGGCATGATTCATCTCTATGATGTTCAAAG GAACTTTGACCTCATCGAAAGTTTTCGTGATCATTCTGCTCCTGTGACTTGCGTGAAATGTGCTTGCAGTGGCACTAAGATTATAAGTTGCAACGCGGATAG GTCTCTGGTTTTCTGTGATGTTTCTATGATCGATTCAGCATACAAAATATCTTGCTATAATCGAGTCTTACCAGGAGTTGTATATGACATGGCAGCTGATGGTTCCACAGAGATTGCTGTCACTGTGGGGCAG GATAAGAAGATTAACACATTCAGCATTCCTTCTGGGAAGTTAATCAGGTCATTTAAGCATACTGGAGGGGATCCTATCAAG GTATCTGTGGATCCCAGCTCTAGTTATCTGGTTTGCTCAGACTCTTTTAAGATTCTCTGCTTATATGACATTATGGCTGGGGATATGGTTGCACAAGCAGTGGGGCATGGTGATGTTATAACTGGTGTCATCTTTTTACCTGACTGCAAGCATCTCGTTTCT GTAAGTAGTGATGGTTGTATCTTTGTTTGGAAAGTCCCTGGTTCTTTATCATTAAGGATGCTGAGGAAAATTAAGGAAAATGCTTGTCCGCTATCCCCAGCAAAATTTGCTGCTCCAGCAACTTCAGGTCAAATCAAACTTCATGTGGTTAATCATCACCAACCAGAAGGCATATCTATGACCCCAAAACTCTTCCAAGTAAATCAGAGAGTACTATGTCGAGAAATGAGTTCACCAGCGACAGCATTTAAATTCAGTATTTCAAGACTCCCAAAGTGGGCACAAGCTAAAGTTACTAGCCTTCATTCCTTGATGACTGACCCTAATTCTTCATCCTCCAAG ACTGGAAAAACTGGATCAACTGATACGCAGCGACCAGCTTGTGAAACTGCCCATGTGTATGAAGAGGCACTACATAATTTGGATGCTGCTGCTGAGAAAGCAATGCAGTTATTTTCTAAATTAGCAAATCAGCATGCGAGAATAGAGAAATCAAGGGAGCATGAAAATCAGCTATTGGCTAAGGCAGCAGAAATGCTTGTGCCAATAGCAAATAAAATCCATGCCACTGCCAAATTGGCACAATCCGCCAACACTGGTTCCAATGGGAGTGCCAAAATGGATATTTCAACCAATGAAATTTGA
- the LOC125871847 gene encoding uncharacterized protein LOC125871847 isoform X1, with protein MKRIRKQKKTEIPKLMLEEIVGFTTENANGLASGVSNSKCVYIAGCVAVVYDVDSSTQSHLVVSNRLPKPLSCVAVSCNGRFVAAGESGPHPAVVIWEAASLVMKYELKSHQHGVACIAFSPDGKHLASVGYPHDGYICLWDFQSQTLITKCKGCTPSSAIASVSFSSDGRFFITAGKKHLKFWKLGLSTRSRMIGRTASGAIGKQANLGHYKGCSFIAIASPMWSESSLLDHIQTGEASHVYALTDAGVLCHLNSEMTIANSVELQVEKGFGLSVSRKLVACACNNGQVKLFSANTLAYAGSLYYPETRHSKESVADCHVMIGKNGHEQLQSLPNAIACQFSTLQKLVVIYDDRSLFIWDVQDVDKASRCSVLVSHSACIWDIKNSSCEHMHDPSKACVAKGCSGGVSFATCSADGSIRLWDLELQSSSLPLPTEDKSMSTFSAGSTHLERTGVFERDSLVSGFASTGYRSMAVSSDGMYLGAGDFLGNLHIFNLHTTDYMCIQGAHDGEILSLSFSLQSIVAPAGTCPRSHYFLASGGKDGMIHLYDVQRNFDLIESFRDHSAPVTCVKCACSGTKIISCNADRSLVFCDVSMIDSAYKISCYNRVLPGVVYDMAADGSTEIAVTVGQDKKINTFSIPSGKLIRSFKHTGGDPIKVSVDPSSSYLVCSDSFKILCLYDIMAGDMVAQAVGHGDVITGVIFLPDCKHLVSVSSDGCIFVWKVPGSLSLRMLRKIKENACPLSPAKFAAPATSGQIKLHVVNHHQPEGISMTPKLFQVNQRVLCREMSSPATAFKFSISRLPKWAQAKVTSLHSLMTDPNSSSSKTGKTGSTDTQRPACETAHVYEEALHNLDAAAEKAMQLFSKLANQHARIEKSREHENQLLAKAAEMLVPIANKIHATAKLAQSANTGSNGSAKMDISTNEI; from the exons ATGAAACGGATTCGCAAGCAGAAGAAGACTGAAATTCCGAAG CTGATGTTAGAAGAGATTGTCGGTTTCACAACTGAGAATGCGAATGGACTGGCTTCTGGAGTTTCGAATTCGAAATGTGTGTATATTGCAGGCTGTGTTGCGGTGGTTTATGACGTTGATTCATCCACGCAGTCGCATTTGGTTGTGTCCAATCGATTGCCGAAGCCGTTGAGCTGTGTTGCGGTTTCGTGTAACGGACGTTTTGTTGCTGCTGGAGAG TCAGGACCTCATCCTGCTGTAGTGATATGGGAAGCAGCAAGTTTGGTTATGAAATACGAATTGAAGAGTCATCAACACGGCGTAGCATGCATTGCCTTTTCACCTGATG GCAAACACCTTGCTTCTGTTGGATATCCTCATGATGGATATATTTGCCTCTGGGATTTTCAAAGTCAGACTTTAATTACAAAATGCAAGGGGTGCACACCAAGTTCCGCAATTGCATCTGTTAGCTTCTCATCAGATGGAAGATTCTTTATCACCGCAGGAAAGAAGCACCTGAAGTTCTGGAAATTGGGATTATCTACCAGATCTCGTATGATAGGTAGAACAGCATCAGGTGCAATTGGAAAACAAGCTAATCTTGGTCATTATAAAGGATGCTCTTTCATAGCTATTGCGTCTCCTATGTGGAGTGAGAGTAGTCTCCTTGATCATATTCAAACTGGTGAAGCTTCACATGTTTATGCACTGACAGATGCAG GGGTTTTGTGCCATCTTAACTCAGAGATGACTATTGCAAATTCTGTTGAATTACAG GTTGAGAAAGGCTTTGGACTATCTGTATCCAGAAAGTTGGTTGCTTGTGCATGCAATAATGGACAAGTTAAACTTTTTTCTGCGAACACTCTTGCATATGCTGGAAGCTTATACTATCCTGAAACCAGACACAGTAAAGAAAGTGTTGCAGACTGCCATGTAATGATTGGAAAAAATGGACATGAGCAATTGCAGAGTCTACCTAATGCAATTGCTTGTCAATTTTCAACATTGCAAAAACTTG TTGTGATATATGATGACCGCAGCCTTTTTATATGGGATGTTCAGGATGTTGACAAG GCCAGCAGGTGCTCTGTGCTAGTTTCACATAGTGCTTGCATATGGGACATCAAGAATTCCTCATGCGAACACATGCATGACCCCTCCAAAGCATGCGTTGCTAAAGGATGTTCTGGTGGAGTTTCCTTTGCAACATGCTCAGCTGATGGCAGTATCAGGTTGTGGGATCTTGAACTACAATCAAGTAGCTTGCCTCTTCCAACAGAAGACAAATCTATGAGTACCTTTTCAGCAGGCTCTACACATTTAG AGAGGACTGGTGTTTTTGAACGTGATTCTCTGGTATCAGGCTTTGCCTCTACAGGTTATCGTTCAATGGCAGTCAGTTCAGATGGAATGTATCTGGGAGCTGGTGATTTCCTGGGAAACCTTCATATATTCAACCTACACACAACTGATTATATGTGCATCCAG GGTGCTCATGATGGTGAAATTCTATCACTGAGTTTCAGTTTGCAAAGCATTGTTGCTCCTGCTGGTACGTGTCCACGCAGCCATTATTTTCTTGCCTCGGGGGGAAAGGATGGCATGATTCATCTCTATGATGTTCAAAG GAACTTTGACCTCATCGAAAGTTTTCGTGATCATTCTGCTCCTGTGACTTGCGTGAAATGTGCTTGCAGTGGCACTAAGATTATAAGTTGCAACGCGGATAG GTCTCTGGTTTTCTGTGATGTTTCTATGATCGATTCAGCATACAAAATATCTTGCTATAATCGAGTCTTACCAGGAGTTGTATATGACATGGCAGCTGATGGTTCCACAGAGATTGCTGTCACTGTGGGGCAG GATAAGAAGATTAACACATTCAGCATTCCTTCTGGGAAGTTAATCAGGTCATTTAAGCATACTGGAGGGGATCCTATCAAG GTATCTGTGGATCCCAGCTCTAGTTATCTGGTTTGCTCAGACTCTTTTAAGATTCTCTGCTTATATGACATTATGGCTGGGGATATGGTTGCACAAGCAGTGGGGCATGGTGATGTTATAACTGGTGTCATCTTTTTACCTGACTGCAAGCATCTCGTTTCT GTAAGTAGTGATGGTTGTATCTTTGTTTGGAAAGTCCCTGGTTCTTTATCATTAAGGATGCTGAGGAAAATTAAGGAAAATGCTTGTCCGCTATCCCCAGCAAAATTTGCTGCTCCAGCAACTTCAGGTCAAATCAAACTTCATGTGGTTAATCATCACCAACCAGAAGGCATATCTATGACCCCAAAACTCTTCCAAGTAAATCAGAGAGTACTATGTCGAGAAATGAGTTCACCAGCGACAGCATTTAAATTCAGTATTTCAAGACTCCCAAAGTGGGCACAAGCTAAAGTTACTAGCCTTCATTCCTTGATGACTGACCCTAATTCTTCATCCTCCAAG ACTGGAAAAACTGGATCAACTGATACGCAGCGACCAGCTTGTGAAACTGCCCATGTGTATGAAGAGGCACTACATAATTTGGATGCTGCTGCTGAGAAAGCAATGCAGTTATTTTCTAAATTAGCAAATCAGCATGCGAGAATAGAGAAATCAAGGGAGCATGAAAATCAGCTATTGGCTAAGGCAGCAGAAATGCTTGTGCCAATAGCAAATAAAATCCATGCCACTGCCAAATTGGCACAATCCGCCAACACTGGTTCCAATGGGAGTGCCAAAATGGATATTTCAACCAATGAAATTTGA